One genomic window of Oncorhynchus clarkii lewisi isolate Uvic-CL-2024 chromosome 5, UVic_Ocla_1.0, whole genome shotgun sequence includes the following:
- the LOC139409377 gene encoding SERPINE1 mRNA-binding protein 1-like isoform X2 → MPGHMQEGFGCAIANRFDQLFDDESDPFELLKEAENKKKEAPVPGAAKTAAQAAKLQKKESQKDRKVVPADKKDEPLAPVTLKKDGPGPRRMGPRREGQGPAGGPPREGQGEGRPPTDRPPRTDRRPPRRFERPPGGEDKPAEGGEFSVEKPIGDRQMRGRGGGRGGIRGGRGRGMGRSDGFDARGKREFDRHSGSDRSQKGEEKRGGSGSHNWGTVKDEMGEHDQSNVTEETPEGEEPRPADSENKENEVGEPKEVEPKEMTLDEWKAQQDKEKTKVEFNIRKANEGADSQWKKGYVLHKSKDEKKADALIEAAVEAEAVAPKAEDDHHFRKPANDITAQLEINFGDLGRPSRGRGGPRGGRGSRGRGEGRGEFRGEFREREPREPRERDGGAPTRPTRGGRTDKPSGVIVPNVDDPEAFPALA, encoded by the exons ATGCCCGGACATATGCAAGAAGGTTTCGGCTGCGCCATAGCTAACCGATTCGACCAACTATTTGACGACGAGTCGGACCCGTTCGAGCTGTTGAAGGAGGCGGAGAACAAGAAGAAGGAGGCTCCTGTCCCTGGTGCCGCTAAGACCGCGGCGCAAGCTGCCAAGCTCCAGAAAAAGGAGTCCCAGAAAGACAGGAAGGTCGTCCCTGCAGATAAGAAAGATGAGCCTCTGGCACCGGTGACTCTGAAGAAAGATG GACCTGGTCCCAGGAGGATGGGTCCCAGACGTGAGGGTCAGGGCCCGGCTGGGGGTCCACCCCGTGAGGGCCAGGGCGAGGGCCGCCCCCCTACAGACAGACCCCCCCGGACAGACAGGCGGCCGCCACGCCGTTTCGAGAGGCCCCCCGGCGGAGAAGATAAGCCAGCCGAGGGAGGAGAGTTCTCTGTGGAGAA GCCCATTGGTGATAGGCAGATGAGAGGACGTGGAGGCGGCCGAGGCGGTATCCGTGGCGGCAGAGGCCGGGGCATGGGCAGGAGCGACGGCTTTGACGCCAGAGGAAAGCGTGAATTCGACAGACACAGCGGCAGTGATCGATC CCAGAAAGGCGAGGAGAAACGTGGAGGAAGTGGATCTCACAACTGGGGCACCGTCAAGGATGAGATGGG cGAGCACGACCAATCGAACGTGACCGAGGAGACCCCCGAGGGAGAGGAGCCTCGGCCTGCTGACTCTGAGAACAA GGAGAATGAGGTTGGTGAACCTAAGGAAGTGGAACCCAAGGAGATGACTCTGGATGAATGGAAGGCCCAGCAGGACAAGGAGAAAACCAAGGTGGAGTTCAACATCCGCAAGGCCAACGAGGGAGCCGACAGCCAGTGGAAGAAAGGATACGTGCTGCACAAGTCCAAGGAC GAGAAGAAGGCTGATGCTCTTATTGAAGCTGCGGTGGAGGCTGAGGCAGTTGCCCCTAAG GCTGAGGACGATCACCACTTCCGGAAGCCGGCCAATGACATCACAGCCCAGCTGGAGATAAACTTTGGAGACCTTGGACGCCCCAGCCGTGGTCGTGGTGGGCCCCGTGGCGGCAGGGGGAGCCGAGGGCgtggagagggcagaggagagttCCGTGGAGAGTTTCGTGAGCGTGAGCCCAGGGAGCCCCGTGAGCGTGATGGTGGAGCCCCCACCAGGCCGACCCGTGGAGGACGCACTGACAAG CCGAGCGGGGTGATTGTACCCAATGTGGATGATCCAGAGGCCTTCCCGGCCCTGGCCTAA
- the LOC139409377 gene encoding SERPINE1 mRNA-binding protein 1-like isoform X1 — protein sequence MPGHMQEGFGCAIANRFDQLFDDESDPFELLKEAENKKKEAPVPGAAKTAAQAAKLQKKESQKDRKVVPADKKDEPLAPVTLKKDGPGPRRMGPRREGQGPAGGPPREGQGEGRPPTDRPPRTDRRPPRRFERPPGGEDKPAEGGEFSVEKPIGDRQMRGRGGGRGGIRGGRGRGMGRSDGFDARGKREFDRHSGSDRSSQKGEEKRGGSGSHNWGTVKDEMGEHDQSNVTEETPEGEEPRPADSENKENEVGEPKEVEPKEMTLDEWKAQQDKEKTKVEFNIRKANEGADSQWKKGYVLHKSKDEKKADALIEAAVEAEAVAPKAEDDHHFRKPANDITAQLEINFGDLGRPSRGRGGPRGGRGSRGRGEGRGEFRGEFREREPREPRERDGGAPTRPTRGGRTDKPSGVIVPNVDDPEAFPALA from the exons ATGCCCGGACATATGCAAGAAGGTTTCGGCTGCGCCATAGCTAACCGATTCGACCAACTATTTGACGACGAGTCGGACCCGTTCGAGCTGTTGAAGGAGGCGGAGAACAAGAAGAAGGAGGCTCCTGTCCCTGGTGCCGCTAAGACCGCGGCGCAAGCTGCCAAGCTCCAGAAAAAGGAGTCCCAGAAAGACAGGAAGGTCGTCCCTGCAGATAAGAAAGATGAGCCTCTGGCACCGGTGACTCTGAAGAAAGATG GACCTGGTCCCAGGAGGATGGGTCCCAGACGTGAGGGTCAGGGCCCGGCTGGGGGTCCACCCCGTGAGGGCCAGGGCGAGGGCCGCCCCCCTACAGACAGACCCCCCCGGACAGACAGGCGGCCGCCACGCCGTTTCGAGAGGCCCCCCGGCGGAGAAGATAAGCCAGCCGAGGGAGGAGAGTTCTCTGTGGAGAA GCCCATTGGTGATAGGCAGATGAGAGGACGTGGAGGCGGCCGAGGCGGTATCCGTGGCGGCAGAGGCCGGGGCATGGGCAGGAGCGACGGCTTTGACGCCAGAGGAAAGCGTGAATTCGACAGACACAGCGGCAGTGATCGATC CAGCCAGAAAGGCGAGGAGAAACGTGGAGGAAGTGGATCTCACAACTGGGGCACCGTCAAGGATGAGATGGG cGAGCACGACCAATCGAACGTGACCGAGGAGACCCCCGAGGGAGAGGAGCCTCGGCCTGCTGACTCTGAGAACAA GGAGAATGAGGTTGGTGAACCTAAGGAAGTGGAACCCAAGGAGATGACTCTGGATGAATGGAAGGCCCAGCAGGACAAGGAGAAAACCAAGGTGGAGTTCAACATCCGCAAGGCCAACGAGGGAGCCGACAGCCAGTGGAAGAAAGGATACGTGCTGCACAAGTCCAAGGAC GAGAAGAAGGCTGATGCTCTTATTGAAGCTGCGGTGGAGGCTGAGGCAGTTGCCCCTAAG GCTGAGGACGATCACCACTTCCGGAAGCCGGCCAATGACATCACAGCCCAGCTGGAGATAAACTTTGGAGACCTTGGACGCCCCAGCCGTGGTCGTGGTGGGCCCCGTGGCGGCAGGGGGAGCCGAGGGCgtggagagggcagaggagagttCCGTGGAGAGTTTCGTGAGCGTGAGCCCAGGGAGCCCCGTGAGCGTGATGGTGGAGCCCCCACCAGGCCGACCCGTGGAGGACGCACTGACAAG CCGAGCGGGGTGATTGTACCCAATGTGGATGATCCAGAGGCCTTCCCGGCCCTGGCCTAA